The following are from one region of the Sceloporus undulatus isolate JIND9_A2432 ecotype Alabama unplaced genomic scaffold, SceUnd_v1.1 scaffold_9329, whole genome shotgun sequence genome:
- the LOC121918351 gene encoding zinc finger protein 658B-like, translating to ERPHKCMECGKSFSRSGTLRLHQTTHTGEKPYKCIECGKSFSHSGTLHSHQRTHTGERPYKCMECGKSFSWNRTLRSHERTHTGEKPYVCMECGKSFSQSGHLHSHQRTHTGERPYVCIECGKSFSQSECLRKHQRIHTGEKPYKCMECGMSFSWSNSLTSHQRTHTGERPYKCMECGKSFSHSGTLRLHQRTHTGEKPYNCMECGKSFNDNRRLHLHQRTHTGERPYKCMECGKSFSQSGNLSSHQRTHTGEKPYKCMECGLNFNCRGHLHSHQRTHTGEKPYKCMECGKSFSHSGNLSSHQRTHTGEKPYRCMECGKIFSESGKLRLHQRTHTGEKPYKCMECGKIFSESGSLHSHQRTHTGERPYKCMECDKCFSHSGTLRLHQRSHTRQKPYKCMECGLSFSQSGKLRLHGRTHMGETSYTECGKSFSDSGSLCSHQRTHTGEKPYKCVECGKSFSYSGNLCLHERSHVA from the coding sequence GAAAGACcacataaatgcatggaatgtgggaagagcttcagtcggagTGGAACTCTACGTTTACATCAAACAACCCACACTggtgagaaaccatataaatgcattgaatgcggaaagagcttcagtcacagtgggactctacattcacatcaaagaacccacacaggggaaagGCCATAtaagtgcatggaatgtgggaagagcttcagttggAATAGAACACTACGTTCCCATGAAAGAACCCACACGGGGGAGAAACCATATGTATGCATGGAatgcgggaagagcttcagtcagagtggacacctacattcacatcaaagaacccacacaggagaaagaCCATATGTGTGCAttgaatgtgggaagagcttcagtcagagtgaaTGTCTACGtaaacatcagagaatccacacaggagagaaaccatataaatgcatggaatgtggaatgAGCTTCAGCTGGAGCAATAGCCTTACTTCAcaccaaagaacccacacaggagaaaggccatataaatgcatggaatgtgggaagagcttcagtcacagtggaactctacgtttacatcaaagaactcacacaggggagaaaccatataactgcatggaatgtgggaagagcttcaatgACAATAGAAGACTAcatttacatcaaagaacccacactggagaaagaccatataaatgcatggagtgtgggaagagcttcagtcagagtggaaatctcagttcacatcaaagaacgcacacaggggagaaaccatataaatgcatggaatgtggactGAACTTCAATTGCAGAGGACATCtgcattcacatcaaagaacccacacaggagaaaagccatataaatgcatggaatgtggaaagagcttcagtcacagtGGAAATTTaagttcacatcaaagaacccacacaggagaaaaaccatatagatgcatggaatgtggaaagatcTTTAGTGAGAGTGGAAAActacgtttacatcaaagaactcacacaggggaaaaaccatataaatgcatggaatgtggaaagatcTTTAGTGAGAGCGGAAgtctacattcacatcaaagaacccacacaggggaaaggccatataaatgcatggaatgtgacAAGTGCTTCAGTCACAGTGGAACTCTGCGTTTACACCAAAGAAGCCACACAAggcagaaaccatataaatgcatggaatgtggactgagcttcagtcagagtggaaaaCTACGTTTACATGGAAGAACCCACATGGGAGAAACATCATATACAGAGTGCGGGAAGAGCTTTAGTGACAGTGGAAGTCTATGTTctcatcaaaggacccacacaggggagaaaccatataaatgcgtGGAATGCGGAAAGAGCTTTAGTTACAGTGGAAATCTATGTTTGCATGAAAGATCCCACGTAGCATAA